The Thalassospira sp. TSL5-1 sequence GATATGTCGGAATGGCCCAGCATTTGTTGCAGGCTGCGCAAATCCGCCCCATTGGCCAGCAAATGGCTGGCAAAGGAATGGCGCAACACATGGGGGGACACCCGCGAAGGTGCAATGCCCGCCTTGAGTGCCAGATCCTTGATCATGTTTAAAAACATTTGCCGGGTTAAATGCCCGGTTTTACCGCGCGACGGAAACAGATAGGGCGATTGCCCCGGTTGTCCGCCTGCATCAAGCGGGATAAATGCCTCGCGGATGGTGACATATTCCGCCAGGGCCTGTTTGGCAGGCAGGGATAGGGGCACCAGCCGTTCCTTGTTGCCCTTGCCACGTACCACCAGCATTTGCGGGTCACGGGCAACGGCACTAAAGGGCAGTTCGACCAGTTCGCTGACCCGCATGCCGGTGGCATAAAGCAGTTCCACCATCGCCAGCAGGCGGGTGCCCTTGATGCCATCCTGCTGGTTGGCTGTTTCAATCAGGCGGTCAATTTCGCTGGTGGATAAAAATTTTGGCAGCACGGTGCCGAGGCGCGGGCTGTCGATATGCGCGGCGGGGTCATCGGTGCGAATGCCATCGCCATAAATGAATTTGTGAAACTGGCGCACGGCAGACAGGCGCCGGGCCTGGGTGCGGGCGGCAAGGCCCGCATTTGCCAGTTCATCAAGATAGCGGCGCACATCGTTCGGCCCCGCATCTGTCATGTTGGTTTTGGCCGCTTTCAGCGATGCCTGATAATCTTCCAGATCGCGCCTGTAGGCATCCAGTGTATGACGGCTGGCCCCGCGTTCAGCCGCCATCATTTCCAGAAATTCGGAAACAAGCCGGCCGTCACGCGAGGATGTGGTCATGATGTCCCCTTGCCGCTGGTCCGGTTACAAGCCGGATTCCAAAATGGTTTCAATGGCAATGCGCCGGGCATCGCTTTCAAGATTGACAGCGCGCAAGGCCGCCACCGACTGCCCCAATGCAACCGCGTTGCGCATATCGGGGTCCAGGGTGCCATTGCTGATAATGACAAGACTGGCCGCCATTGCCCGCTGCCCGGTTGCTGCGGCCTGGATCAATTTATGAACAACGGCCGCATTGGGCACGGCATTGGAAACGACATAGGGCTGGGTCAGCAGGCTGTCCCAGAATTTTTCCGGTACCTCGATGCCAAAGGCGGTAAACAGGCTATAGACCATTGCGGCATCGTTACGCGCTTCGTTTTGGTCGTTGCGGGCATTTTGCAGTTCGGCCCATTCATCCATCCGGGCGCGGTGGTGGGCCTGGGCCTGCGATGTGGCGGGGGCCTGCCCGGTGGCGGAATTTGCCCCGCCCAGGCCAGATATTGCACCTGGTGCCTGCCCGGCAGTGGTCCCGGTATCTTCCAGCCCGGCAAGCACAAGTGCCGGGTAAAGAACAATCAGCCGGCTTTCAATGGAGTTGCTGTCATTGGCCGATGCCTTTGCCTGTGCCAGCCACCCGCCGGCACGTTCCAGGTCATTGCTGTAAATGGCAGCTGCCAAAGCATCGGTAGCAAACCAGGCAAAGTCGTTATTGATGGGAATATTTTCAAGAAGGGAGGCACACAGGCGGGCGATTTGCCCATAATCGCCATTGTTGCGGCCATTGTCATACATGTGCGCCAGAATTTCCGCCCGTACAGCCGGAACATCGGATTTTGCCGCCGCCTGATACAGTTTTGCATATTCGCGGGCGGGCGAATCCTCGCTGGCATCATCAAGGACATTTGCCAGTTCAGCCGAGGTAAATGTCACCGACATATAGGTGCTGGCAAGTTCGTCGGTGGTGATAAAGCCGCGCTGTTCGGCAAGGCGGGCCGCTTCGAGCTTCAACGCGGTTGCCGTATTGGCACTTTTGACAAAGGCAATCAGCGTCGGGGCATCGGCATTTTGCAATTTGCCTGCCGGTAGGCCCTGTTTTGTCAGTTCCAGCATGGCAACATCAAGCGGGCGCAAATTGACCAAAAGGTCCGGCGAGACATTGCCGCCTGTACGAATGGCCCTGTTCAGGGCAAAGAAAAGCCTGTCTTTTTCGCCTTCAACTTCGCGGACCAGATCGGTGGTAAAGGTTGCCGATGTGGTGTTTTTTGCCCGCAATTGGCAATAGGCTGCCGCCTTGAGCCAGAATGGCGTATCAAACTGGTTGCCAAAACTTTCGATGGCAGCACAGGCATCGTCAAGCAATCCTGTCACCAGAAGGGCATTTACCTGGGCTTCGGCCAGATCAGCCGATAGTTTGTCATGGGCGGATGCGTTAATCAGCCTGGCAACATCGCCATAGGCACCAATCGCCTGTAGTTTGGCAACGCGGTGGGCCAGCAGGCTGATATCCTTGTGGTCTTCTGGCGCTGCCGCAATGCTGAGAAGCAGGCGGCGCTCAAGGTTGCGCATCGCGCGGCTGCCAGGATTGTCGGGCAGGGCATCGACCAGGCGGGCCGCCATCTCGCGTGAGGTGCCTGTCCACATATCCACGCCAAGCCCGCCCGAATTGCGGTCCAGTATGCCGACAGATTCGGCATCAACCGCGTTCAGTTGCAGGGTTTGAACGGCATCAGGATCGGTGGGGTAGGTGTTGCCTGTGCTCGCACCAGCACCCGCACCCCAGCCAAATACGCCGTTTGGTCCCTGCGGAGTGGTTTGCGATCCGGCACCATCCTGGCTTCCACCGCCCAATCCTTGCCGGTTTGTTGCCGTGCCGCTATTGGCATTTCCATCCGTTGCGGTGGAACTGTCGGTATTGCGGTTTTGCAAAAACAGGGGAACGGGGGCTTGTTGTGCCCCGGCGGGGATAACCTGCATCAATGTGCCCAGCCCGGTCAGGCAGGCGACAAGGCAGGCCCTGGTGGTGCCTGAACGCATTTTAATTGAACCTCGAATCAGGGATGGGTTGTTCGATTTGCGATGTTGGTGCCGGTATGTCCCAGGTCACAAGGAATATGGCGCCGCCCGCAATGACCGCAATAATCAGAAACAGAATGATCCGGGATAGAATTTTCATGGGCTCTCAAGCTTTGGTTTGGGTGTTCTGACCGAGAAATCAGCCACTTTGATAAAATCTGCTTACATCCTAATTCGGCAGGACCAAATCAGTCTAGGGTGCAGAACGTTAATAATTGTATGTCATTTTTGCGGCCAGAATGATGTTCGACACACTGTTTGTAAATTCGCCGTGCGGTTTGCTTGCGTTCCGCGCAACCGTGCCCTAAAGAATTGTGTAACAGTGTCACTTTGTATCAGGCGGTCAAGGGACCGTATGAACATGATAAAACAGGAATGCAAACCGGTCATGGATCGTAACAATGACGAGTCGGGTTTGCACACGGATATTGCCGCACATATCACTGCCGGTTTGAAGAACCGGTCGCTGGTTTTTGTCGGCCTGATGGGGGCAGGTAAAAGCTGCATCGGGCGCATGGTCGCCAAAACGCTGGATTTGCCCTTCATTGATGCCGATCGCGAAATCGAGGAAGCGGCTGGCTGCTCGATTGCCGATATTTTCCGGCTTTATGGCGAAGATGCCTTTCGCGATGGTGAAGAACGCGTCATCGCGCGCTTGCTGGAAGGCGACCAGGTTGTTCTGGCAACCGGGGGTGGTGCCTTTATTCGTGAACAGACCCGCAAACTGATTTTGGAAAAGGGTGTATCAGTCTGGCTGCGTGCCGATCTGGATGTGCTGGTACACCGTACCGCCGGGCGTCCGCATCGCCCGTTGCTCAATAGCGGCAACCCGCGCCAGATTTTGGCCGATCTGATTGAAACACGATACCCGGTTTATGCCGGTGCCGATGTGACATTTGATTGCGGCGATGCTTCCAAGGAAGACACCCGCGACGGGGTGCTGGCCGCCCTGGCAAATGCCTTTGACGAAAATGGGAAGTTGAAATCTTGAACAGTGCAGAAACACTTCGCGTCGAATTGGGCGATCGCAGTTACGATATCGTGATCGGCAGTGGTCTTTTGCCCGATACCGGCAAATATGTTGCGCCTTTTGCCCGCGCAGCAGGTGTTGTCATCCTGACGGACAGTAGCGTTGAAAAGCTTCATTTGCCGACTGTGCAGGCATCGCTGGAGGCGGCGGGTATTCCCCATCGCAGCGTAGTTGTCCCGGCGGGTGAGGCCTCCAAAAGCTTTGCCAGTTTTGAAAGCGTGATCGAACAAATCCTTGCTTTTGGCATCGAACGTTCCACCCTGATCATCGCCTTGGGCGGCGGTGTGATTGGTGATTTGGGCGGCTATGTCGCGGCGTCGCTTCTGCGTGGGCTGGATTTTGTGCAAATTCCGACAACCCTGCTCTCCCAGGTGGATAGTTCGGTGGGCGGTAAAACCGGCATCAATTCCAAATCGGGCAAAAACCTTGTCGGCGCATTTCATCAGCCGCGCCTGGTTTTGGCCGATACGGCGGTTCTTGATACCCTGCCCAAACGCGAAATGCTGGCGGGCTATGCCGAAGTTGCCAAATACGGCCTGATTGACGAGCCGGATTTTTTTGACTGGCTGGAAAACAATGCCGAAGCCGTGATTACGCGCGATGGTGCGGAACGCAAACAGGCGGTGTATCGCAGTTGTGCGGCCAAGGCGCGGGTTGTTTCGCAGGATGAACGCGAAAGCGGCAAGCGTGCGCTGCTTAATCTGGGGCACACATTCGGCCATGCCTTTGAGGCCGAACTTGGTTATGACGGGCGGCTTTTGCATGGCGAGGCGGTGGCAATCGGCATGGTGATTGCCCATGATGTGTGTGCGGCAATGGGCATGGCCCCGGCGCAGGATACCACGCGCCTGATGAACCATTTGCAGGCGGTGGGCCTGCCGGTGCGGGCGTCGCAAATTTCGGGCGTGCACTGGGATGTGGACCGGTTGATCAGCCATATGTCGCGCGATAAAAAAGTGCGTGACGGGCAGATCACTTTTGTCATGACGCGCGGCATTGGCAAGGCATTTACATCGCGTGAAATGGATGTCAGCAAGATGCGGGCTGCCATTTCCCGGTCCTGCCGGGCGGATTAAGCGGGCAACCGGCTGCGGCCTGCCAATTTGGCGGGCCGTGGCAAATGTTAACAACCAAGATATTTGAACCTGTTGGGCGAAAATCGCCGTTCTGAGAACGAGGGGACCATATGACAATCACGATCGTCGTGATTTTTATCCTGCTGATGTTGTCGGCATTTTTTTCGGGGTCGGAAACGGCGCTGACGGCGGCATCGCGTTCCATCATGCACCACAAGGAGCAGGATGGGGACGCCCGTGCCGGGATGGTCAACCGTTTGCGCGAAAATCAGGAACGGCTGATTGGTGCCATTCTGCTGGGAAATAACCTGGTTAATATTTTGGCGTCCGCAATGGCAACGTCGGTCATGATTGCGGTTTTTGGCCCGAACGGCGTTGTTTATGCGACTGCCGTGATGACGGCACTGGTGCTGATTTTTGCGGAAATTCTGCCCAAGACCTATGCGCTGAAACATGCCGATAGCATGGCCTTGCGCGTGGCACGCCCAATGAAGGTGCTGGTTACGTTATTTGCCCCGGTGACAGAAACGATCCAGGTGATTGTCCGGATGACCATGCGCCTGTTTGGCAGCGGCGATGGCCCGGGCACGGACAGCGAACGCGAATTGCGCGGTGCCATCGAGCTTCATGCCGATGACGAGGTGATTGGCGATCATCAGGCCGAACGTGCCATGCTGCACGGTATTCTGGACCTGGATGATGTGGGGGTTTGGGAAATCATGGTGCACCGCCGCAAGGTGCAGATGATTGATATTACCCGCTCGCTTGATGAAATTCTCGAAACCGTGCTGGCAAGCCCGCATACCCGTATTCCGATTTATGAAAATGATCCGGACAATATTGTTGGTGTTTTGCATGCGCGCGAGGTTCTTAAAACCATCGTGCGCGGGAACAAGCCGGAAAACGCCGCCGACATTCGCGCATTGGCGGCCAAGCCCTGGTTTATTCCCGATTCAACCACTTTGGCCGACCAGTTGAAGGCCTTCAAGGAACGGCACGAGCATTTTGCCATCGTCGTTGACGAATATGGTGCCTTTGAAGGTGTTGTGTCGCTGGAAGATATTCTGGAAGAAATTGTTGGCGATATTGCCGATGAAACCGATGTCGAAGTGGTGGGTGTTCAGCCGCAGATTGACGGTTCGGTCATTGTGCGCGGCGATGTCACCATTCGCGATTTGAATCGCCGGTTTGGCTGGCGCCTGCCCGACGAAGAGGCAGCCACCATTGCCGGCTTGTTGCTGTATGAAACCCGGCGTATCCCCGATGTCGGGCAGCAATTCCGGTTTCATGGGCTGGAATTTGAAGTGCTGCGCCGTGTGCGCAACCAGGTCACACGGGTGAAGCTGCGCCCGGCTGACAGTGTGCCTGCTAACGAAGAAGAGTGATCATTCCCGGTTTTTCAGGGGTGAATGTTCCTGTGTTAGGTCCGTGATAACCGACACCCCGCAGCGTGCTGCGGGGTGCTTTGTATGTGTATGCCTGACGGGAAAAATACGAAAATCGCGTTAAATGGTCGTAAATATTCTACTTATCGGTTAAAATTTTAGGGTGATGGCATGCGTGCCGGTTATCTAGGGGTGCGTTTTGATTGCCATTCAACGGCAACAGCAAACTGGATAGAGAGACAAAATGGATACTAAAATCGTACCGGGTCTCGTGAAGGAACAGTCCCTTGCTACTTTGAACCCTGCCGATTCCGTTATGGATGCGGTGTTATTGATGAGTGAGCGAAAAATCGGTGCCGTGATTGTGGTTGATGATTCTGCCCGGCTTGCCGGTATTTTTACCGAGCGTGACCTGGTTAATCGCGTGGTTGCCAAAAAGCTTGATCCCGCCAAAACGCCGTTGGTTGATGTGATGACCGCTAATCCCGATACGCTGCGCCCGGATGACAATGCACACGAGGCGCTGACGCTTATGAGTGCGCATCGATATCGTCACCTGCCGGTGGTGGATGGCGACCGTGTTGTCGGGATGGTGTCGATCCGCGATTTGTTTAATGTGGTCAAGCAAGGCCTGGAGGATGAGGTGCGCGACCGCGAGAAATTCATTTTCGGGTCCGATTATGGCGTTGCCTGACTGTTAGCAAGCCCGTTTTAGGCCATCCGGGACGGCGGTGACCTATAACCATAACCGGGAGGCTTTGTCGCGCGTTGTGATAACGCGATTCGTCCCCGGGCAGGTTTGATCGGGCCAATCGGTCTGGCGAGCTTAATTGGGGGCGCTGTTATTTTGCGCTGTTTGTGTGCTTGCAGCGTTTCCCGGTTGACAGGAGGGTGTTTTCTGTCCTTACGTTTACGTAAAGGAGAGAGTTATGCCCCTGTCAGATCCCGCACCGCGTGAACATATTCACACCCGAAAGGTAACTTGCACCGGCTATCGGCGTTCCGATGGTTTGTGGGATATTGAAGGGCATATTACCGATGTCAAAACATATGGTTTTGAAAACCATGACCGTGGCGAAATTCCTGCCGGTGAACCTATTCACCAAATGTGGCTGCGACTGACGCTTGATGATCACATGGTTATTCAGGCTGCTGAAGCTGTGACGGATCACGCCCCGTTTGCGGCCTGTAACGAAATTGCCCCGAATTATGACAAGCTGGTGGGGCTTAAAATTGGTCCCGGCCTTCGACAGAAAATTCGCGAACGTGTGGGCGGTATATATGGCTGCACCCACCTGACCGAATTGATGGGGCCGGTCGCGACAACCGCCTTTCAAACCATCTTTCCTTTCCGTGCCCGCAAAGCTGCTGAAAAACAGCGTCATGAAGAAGAACAGGGAACAGCCAAGCCGCGCAAAAAGCAAAGCCCTCTGGTCAATAGCTGTCACGGTTGGCGTAGCGATGGCGCCGCTGTCAAACGTATTGCCCCGGATAGTTATACAGGGCCGCAAGACGATTGATGAGACGCTGCAACATATTGCCAGTGGTTATTTTCCTGCCTTAAATCCTGGATTCCAGCGATGCTATCTTTTTGGGGATTTTCCTACCCTAAAGGGGTTGTTTTTGCCCTTTCCTGCGCCGATATCTTGATAGGTTTTCGGGGGGTTGTGCCAGGCGGGGGCAAAAATGGGCAGAGGTGTTTTAGGGCGGCAAAAGGTTAAAACTCGTATCAATGGCTTTTCTTGCCGGT is a genomic window containing:
- the xerD gene encoding site-specific tyrosine recombinase XerD, whose amino-acid sequence is MTTSSRDGRLVSEFLEMMAAERGASRHTLDAYRRDLEDYQASLKAAKTNMTDAGPNDVRRYLDELANAGLAARTQARRLSAVRQFHKFIYGDGIRTDDPAAHIDSPRLGTVLPKFLSTSEIDRLIETANQQDGIKGTRLLAMVELLYATGMRVSELVELPFSAVARDPQMLVVRGKGNKERLVPLSLPAKQALAEYVTIREAFIPLDAGGQPGQSPYLFPSRGKTGHLTRQMFLNMIKDLALKAGIAPSRVSPHVLRHSFASHLLANGADLRSLQQMLGHSDISTTQIYTHVIESRLRGLVQEHHPLAHKKNA
- a CDS encoding shikimate kinase, encoding MNMIKQECKPVMDRNNDESGLHTDIAAHITAGLKNRSLVFVGLMGAGKSCIGRMVAKTLDLPFIDADREIEEAAGCSIADIFRLYGEDAFRDGEERVIARLLEGDQVVLATGGGAFIREQTRKLILEKGVSVWLRADLDVLVHRTAGRPHRPLLNSGNPRQILADLIETRYPVYAGADVTFDCGDASKEDTRDGVLAALANAFDENGKLKS
- the aroB gene encoding 3-dehydroquinate synthase, coding for MLNSAETLRVELGDRSYDIVIGSGLLPDTGKYVAPFARAAGVVILTDSSVEKLHLPTVQASLEAAGIPHRSVVVPAGEASKSFASFESVIEQILAFGIERSTLIIALGGGVIGDLGGYVAASLLRGLDFVQIPTTLLSQVDSSVGGKTGINSKSGKNLVGAFHQPRLVLADTAVLDTLPKREMLAGYAEVAKYGLIDEPDFFDWLENNAEAVITRDGAERKQAVYRSCAAKARVVSQDERESGKRALLNLGHTFGHAFEAELGYDGRLLHGEAVAIGMVIAHDVCAAMGMAPAQDTTRLMNHLQAVGLPVRASQISGVHWDVDRLISHMSRDKKVRDGQITFVMTRGIGKAFTSREMDVSKMRAAISRSCRAD
- a CDS encoding HlyC/CorC family transporter; this encodes MTITIVVIFILLMLSAFFSGSETALTAASRSIMHHKEQDGDARAGMVNRLRENQERLIGAILLGNNLVNILASAMATSVMIAVFGPNGVVYATAVMTALVLIFAEILPKTYALKHADSMALRVARPMKVLVTLFAPVTETIQVIVRMTMRLFGSGDGPGTDSERELRGAIELHADDEVIGDHQAERAMLHGILDLDDVGVWEIMVHRRKVQMIDITRSLDEILETVLASPHTRIPIYENDPDNIVGVLHAREVLKTIVRGNKPENAADIRALAAKPWFIPDSTTLADQLKAFKERHEHFAIVVDEYGAFEGVVSLEDILEEIVGDIADETDVEVVGVQPQIDGSVIVRGDVTIRDLNRRFGWRLPDEEAATIAGLLLYETRRIPDVGQQFRFHGLEFEVLRRVRNQVTRVKLRPADSVPANEEE
- a CDS encoding CBS domain-containing protein, whose translation is MDTKIVPGLVKEQSLATLNPADSVMDAVLLMSERKIGAVIVVDDSARLAGIFTERDLVNRVVAKKLDPAKTPLVDVMTANPDTLRPDDNAHEALTLMSAHRYRHLPVVDGDRVVGMVSIRDLFNVVKQGLEDEVRDREKFIFGSDYGVA
- a CDS encoding DUF2889 domain-containing protein, which gives rise to MPLSDPAPREHIHTRKVTCTGYRRSDGLWDIEGHITDVKTYGFENHDRGEIPAGEPIHQMWLRLTLDDHMVIQAAEAVTDHAPFAACNEIAPNYDKLVGLKIGPGLRQKIRERVGGIYGCTHLTELMGPVATTAFQTIFPFRARKAAEKQRHEEEQGTAKPRKKQSPLVNSCHGWRSDGAAVKRIAPDSYTGPQDD